From Denitrovibrio acetiphilus DSM 12809, the proteins below share one genomic window:
- the aroE gene encoding shikimate dehydrogenase — translation MFVNLGLVGQPLQHSFSPFIQTCFLKSSGINGGFCCFETDGGESLKETFLTLRQYGFKGVNVTVPHKQAVIDIVDTLDPVAETVGAVNTVRIGDRLEGFNTDAEGFERMLLDAGYDLSGKDVLLLGCGGASMAVLYVLKKYNVRLTVVNRTLSKAEAVLKSMSFDNVQLQDYNFIKGDSGFHYVINGTSIGLEDGNFPDMNRVECSCASVDLQYKKGLTPFLQSMRGSSCGLLDGFSMLVYQAAKAFEIWTGVYPEFSVETISGELGLS, via the coding sequence TTGTTTGTAAACCTTGGACTTGTGGGACAGCCTCTTCAGCACTCTTTCTCTCCGTTTATTCAGACCTGCTTTTTGAAAAGCAGCGGGATTAACGGTGGCTTCTGTTGTTTTGAGACTGACGGCGGAGAATCGTTGAAGGAAACATTTCTCACGCTGCGACAGTATGGTTTTAAAGGTGTAAATGTTACTGTTCCACATAAGCAGGCTGTTATTGATATCGTTGACACGCTCGATCCTGTTGCAGAGACAGTGGGCGCTGTGAATACTGTGCGGATAGGTGACAGGCTTGAGGGGTTTAACACTGATGCAGAGGGGTTTGAAAGGATGCTTCTGGATGCCGGGTATGACCTGAGCGGAAAGGATGTGCTCCTCTTGGGCTGTGGCGGTGCGTCCATGGCTGTATTATATGTTTTAAAAAAATATAATGTAAGGCTCACTGTGGTTAATAGAACTCTTTCAAAAGCAGAAGCAGTTCTTAAGTCTATGAGCTTTGACAATGTGCAATTGCAGGATTATAATTTTATAAAGGGTGACAGTGGATTTCACTATGTCATCAACGGAACCTCAATAGGGCTGGAGGATGGAAACTTTCCGGACATGAACCGTGTGGAGTGTTCCTGTGCATCTGTGGACTTGCAGTATAAGAAAGGACTTACCCCTTTTCTACAATCGATGCGGGGTTCATCATGCGGCTTACTAGACGGCTTTTCTATGCTTGTCTATCAGGCAGCGAAAGCTTTTGAAATATGGACGGGGGTTTATCCTGAGTTTTCTGTTGAAACCATTAGCGGAGAACTCGGACTCAGCTAA
- a CDS encoding TolC family protein, giving the protein MFKHLITLLTVLLTVTYSYSLTMDEAVQTALEKNFQMLASQHEALASKYIAEKAKTPYMPQVEAEYSYLNSSEKAYGYVEDEIATFTLSVGYNLFNGFSDMYSLKAAKSSFAAQKYNTEAVKQDIILSARKAFIDVLAAIDRVTVANNAYVLLENQLKDTTLSYEVGYVAKNEVLKVKAELASSMQNVLSAKSSVRTAVFNLEKLMNTELDSGERFIPLSSYPEEIGTYKTLREIMVTNRSELKYLNELINAKNYSIKSTKGGYLPSVEIGAAYNTYGEDMSPSGRDYTYDNETVLSLKVNLSVFDGLNKYNTTRSLQEDKLSMINTMRETKANMSLQLKNALENFDLAKASLTSAESELESAQENYRITQNQFKQKVATNTDLLDARVMLTRAENTYNNAKFDIHRAVADVERIIEQDI; this is encoded by the coding sequence ATGTTTAAACACCTTATTACTCTACTAACTGTCCTGCTGACAGTAACTTATTCTTATTCACTTACCATGGATGAAGCTGTGCAGACGGCTCTTGAAAAAAACTTTCAAATGCTCGCAAGCCAACATGAAGCCCTTGCCAGCAAATATATAGCTGAAAAAGCCAAAACGCCTTATATGCCGCAGGTTGAAGCTGAATATTCTTACCTCAACAGTTCAGAAAAGGCATACGGATATGTGGAAGATGAAATTGCAACATTCACATTGTCTGTAGGATACAACCTCTTTAACGGTTTCAGCGATATGTACAGCCTTAAAGCTGCAAAAAGCTCTTTCGCCGCCCAGAAATATAATACTGAAGCAGTGAAGCAGGACATAATCCTTTCTGCCAGAAAAGCTTTTATAGATGTTCTTGCAGCTATAGACCGGGTAACAGTTGCTAACAATGCATATGTGCTTCTCGAAAATCAACTGAAGGATACAACCTTATCTTACGAAGTTGGATACGTCGCCAAAAATGAAGTTCTTAAGGTCAAGGCAGAACTCGCATCCAGCATGCAGAATGTTCTGTCAGCCAAAAGCTCAGTGCGGACAGCCGTTTTTAACCTTGAAAAACTAATGAATACCGAGCTGGACAGTGGAGAAAGATTTATCCCCCTCTCCTCATACCCTGAAGAAATCGGAACATACAAAACTCTGCGGGAAATTATGGTTACGAACAGAAGCGAGCTTAAATATCTGAATGAACTTATAAATGCAAAGAATTACAGTATAAAGTCAACTAAAGGCGGCTATTTGCCCAGTGTTGAGATCGGAGCAGCTTACAACACCTATGGAGAAGATATGTCCCCATCAGGCAGAGATTACACTTATGACAACGAAACTGTCCTGTCCCTTAAAGTTAACTTAAGTGTTTTTGACGGGCTGAATAAATACAACACAACAAGATCCCTTCAGGAAGATAAGCTTTCTATGATAAATACTATGCGCGAAACAAAGGCGAACATGAGCCTTCAGTTAAAAAATGCTCTCGAGAATTTTGACCTTGCAAAAGCGAGCCTGACATCAGCAGAAAGTGAGCTTGAATCAGCACAGGAGAACTACCGCATAACGCAAAATCAATTCAAGCAGAAAGTTGCTACAAACACTGACCTTCTGGATGCTAGAGTTATGCTGACAAGGGCAGAAAATACTTACAATAATGCAAAATTCGACATACACAGAGCAGTGGCAGACGTTGAAAGAATCATCGAACAGGATATTTGA
- a CDS encoding type IV pilus twitching motility protein PilT, with protein sequence MYNLQELLARMVQEGASDLHITAGTPPVLRINGSLVRMDGAPMTGADTKSLCFSILNDQQKKRFEDDWELDFSFGVENLSRFRVNVFMQRGAVAAAFRVIPYDIRAFDQLNLPPVVQELCKRPRGLVLVTGPTGSGKSTTLAAMIDKINSEDPVHILTVEDPIEFIHQHKVATVNQRELNSDTKSFKSALKYLLRQDPDVCLIGEMRDTETIEAAMTIAETGHLCMGTLHTNSAVQTVNRIIDVFPPYQQSQIRALLSFVLEGVISQQLVQTADGKGRVMMCEVLVPTSAIRNLIREDKLHQVYGAMQTGQGEHGMQTMSQSLLAAFKNGLITKNEAIARAVYPEEVRQMLKREGL encoded by the coding sequence ATGTATAATCTGCAGGAACTACTGGCTAGAATGGTTCAGGAAGGCGCAAGCGACCTGCATATTACAGCAGGCACACCGCCTGTGCTGAGGATAAACGGCAGCCTTGTCCGTATGGACGGCGCTCCTATGACCGGAGCCGACACAAAGTCTTTATGTTTCAGTATTCTGAACGACCAGCAAAAAAAACGCTTTGAAGATGACTGGGAACTTGATTTCTCTTTCGGAGTGGAGAATCTCAGCAGATTCCGTGTGAATGTCTTTATGCAAAGGGGAGCTGTAGCCGCAGCTTTCAGAGTTATACCCTATGATATCCGTGCTTTTGACCAGCTTAACCTGCCCCCTGTTGTGCAGGAGCTTTGTAAACGTCCGAGGGGGCTTGTCCTTGTTACCGGTCCAACCGGAAGCGGTAAGTCAACGACCCTTGCAGCTATGATAGATAAGATTAATTCTGAAGACCCTGTACATATTCTGACTGTGGAAGATCCTATCGAATTTATCCACCAGCATAAGGTGGCAACTGTAAACCAGCGTGAGCTTAACTCAGATACAAAATCGTTTAAATCAGCCCTTAAGTATTTACTGCGTCAGGATCCTGATGTATGCCTTATTGGTGAAATGCGCGACACAGAGACTATAGAGGCCGCGATGACTATTGCAGAGACAGGGCATCTTTGTATGGGGACACTTCATACTAACAGTGCAGTACAGACTGTTAACCGTATAATCGATGTTTTCCCACCCTATCAGCAGTCCCAGATAAGGGCTTTACTGTCCTTTGTTCTCGAAGGTGTAATCTCTCAACAACTGGTACAGACAGCCGACGGAAAAGGGCGTGTCATGATGTGTGAGGTGCTTGTTCCTACATCAGCCATCCGCAACCTAATCAGGGAAGACAAACTTCATCAGGTTTACGGTGCGATGCAGACAGGGCAGGGGGAGCATGGTATGCAGACAATGAGTCAATCTCTGCTCGCTGCTTTTAAAAATGGTTTGATAACAAAAAATGAGGCGATCGCAAGAGCTGTTTATCCAGAAGAAGTCAGACAGATGCTTAAACGCGAAGGCTTATAG
- a CDS encoding DUF502 domain-containing protein, with translation MLSKIRMFFQRALIAGILATLPLAVTYWFITFVFQKFSGFFLPYLVMLTQKFDVSMPYSVQKIISFSVIIFLLITIGLFARNYLGRKILGLIQYIAENIPIVRSVYSSIRQIVDAFQTTSGSSFKKVVMIEYPRKGLYSFGFITKDSSEFLNKATGEVCVNIFIPTTPNPTSGFILIVPKSEVIDPEIPIEDGIKFIISAGLVEPFDTNSVPMNGKNGKRNGK, from the coding sequence ATGCTCAGTAAGATCAGGATGTTTTTTCAGCGCGCACTTATCGCAGGTATTCTTGCGACTTTACCGCTTGCTGTAACCTATTGGTTCATAACATTCGTATTTCAGAAATTTTCAGGTTTCTTTCTCCCATACCTTGTAATGCTGACACAGAAGTTTGATGTTTCAATGCCTTACTCAGTTCAAAAGATTATATCATTTTCAGTGATAATCTTTCTCCTGATTACGATAGGGCTCTTTGCCAGAAACTACTTAGGGCGTAAAATACTTGGCCTTATCCAGTATATAGCGGAAAATATTCCGATAGTCCGAAGCGTCTACTCTTCTATCAGACAGATAGTGGATGCGTTTCAGACCACAAGCGGTTCCAGCTTTAAAAAAGTTGTTATGATTGAATACCCGAGAAAAGGACTTTACAGTTTCGGCTTTATAACTAAAGACTCATCAGAGTTTCTGAATAAAGCAACAGGCGAGGTCTGCGTAAATATTTTTATTCCGACCACTCCGAACCCTACATCAGGTTTTATACTCATAGTGCCGAAAAGTGAAGTCATAGACCCAGAAATACCTATCGAAGACGGCATAAAGTTTATTATCTCTGCTGGGCTTGTTGAGCCTTTTGACACAAATTCTGTTCCTATGAACGGCAAAAACGGCAAACGTAACGGAAAATAA